Proteins encoded by one window of Salmonirosea aquatica:
- a CDS encoding DUF5618 family protein, protein MDQIQEAKRYLENAREILSEKAGKEDGLYQDVKYVKMAGHTAYAGVLVALDELLGKKTKGRKDVEWYKQQLGKLDKKLLHSFVGAYDTLHLSMSYDGNPVAGVAAGGLEQAEKIINWVEQRKAAA, encoded by the coding sequence ATGGATCAGATTCAGGAAGCGAAGCGATATCTCGAAAATGCCCGTGAAATTCTAAGTGAGAAAGCGGGGAAGGAAGATGGACTTTACCAGGATGTCAAGTACGTCAAAATGGCGGGGCACACGGCTTATGCGGGTGTCTTGGTGGCTCTTGATGAACTATTGGGAAAGAAAACCAAAGGCCGCAAGGATGTGGAATGGTATAAACAACAATTAGGGAAATTAGATAAAAAACTCCTTCACTCGTTTGTAGGGGCTTATGATACCCTTCATTTATCCATGAGTTATGACGGAAATCCTGTGGCTGGCGTGGCTGCTGGAGGCTTGGAACAGGCGGAGAAAATCATCAACTGGGTCGAGCAGCGCAAGGCCGCAGCCTGA
- a CDS encoding HAD family hydrolase: protein MKTQFAVIFDMDGVICHTNPYHSQAFREFFAKRNLSPTDEEFAQHMFGKSNSYILKHFLQRDVVGEEFAQLEDEKESLFREIYEPHVDPVHGFMAFLKDLKANGIKTAVATSAPRANLDLIAGKLNLSDHMESFMASEDVTKHKPDPQVYLTSAERLGVKPENCVVFEDSFSGVSAAIKAGMKVVGVLTSHGVDELPPCDEYIKDYQEMTYERVAELFG from the coding sequence ATGAAAACACAATTTGCCGTTATTTTCGACATGGATGGTGTCATCTGCCATACCAATCCCTACCATTCACAAGCGTTCAGGGAGTTTTTTGCCAAGCGCAACCTGAGTCCGACCGACGAGGAATTTGCCCAACACATGTTTGGCAAAAGCAACAGCTACATCCTCAAACACTTCCTGCAACGGGACGTGGTAGGCGAGGAGTTTGCCCAACTCGAAGACGAGAAGGAAAGCCTGTTTCGCGAAATTTATGAACCCCATGTCGATCCCGTCCATGGCTTCATGGCTTTTTTGAAAGATTTGAAAGCCAATGGAATCAAAACCGCCGTGGCTACCTCGGCCCCCCGCGCCAACCTGGATTTGATCGCCGGAAAATTGAACTTATCCGATCACATGGAATCGTTCATGGCCAGTGAGGACGTGACCAAACACAAGCCCGACCCGCAGGTGTACCTTACTTCCGCCGAGCGGCTGGGCGTAAAGCCCGAAAACTGCGTAGTGTTTGAAGACTCCTTCTCAGGCGTTTCGGCGGCCATCAAAGCGGGCATGAAAGTCGTGGGGGTACTTACTTCGCATGGAGTTGATGAACTTCCACCCTGTGACGAATACATCAAGGATTATCAGGAAATGACCTACGAGCGGGTGGCGGAGTTGTTCGGATAG
- a CDS encoding S8 family serine peptidase, whose amino-acid sequence MRSGKLFLLLAFFTTALSAQPKYWIYLKDKDATARPAISQTTLENRKNFGLPLYEETDLPVRESYLATLKEKQIQPIYSSRWLNAVSASLDLLQVGEVRKLDFVQEVVPMNSDFVIASTRPVDRAALAPVMSQVQSESFLKSNITGKGVTVGIIDAGFYGADSSHSLRHVFSNKRILGIRDYVKPNQPGEWLFTTAESYSDMHGTEVMAAIAGLDIDDQVQYGTALNAKFYLARTDYSLREWRGEEDNWIAAMEWMDSLGVRLINTSLGYARGFTDPQENYEPKQMDGKTSAIARAAQIAVDQKGIMLVVSAGNEGEDKNWRIISTPADAKGVLAVGATNMRLWNRIGYSSIGPEFLPYLKPNVSCFSLYGTSLSAPVITGFAACLMEANPKLSNKELMDLIEKSAHLYPYGNNYVGYGVPLATRALALAKAPYLPNNSTSIKVSGKTCTIDVATDENLLVIYRKKNKKDVISQQIAKVQDGKISLKKQNGEEFTTIDLKDRSIEVIWE is encoded by the coding sequence ATGCGCTCCGGAAAACTGTTTTTATTGCTGGCTTTCTTTACAACCGCCCTGTCGGCACAGCCTAAATACTGGATCTACCTCAAAGACAAGGATGCCACCGCCCGGCCTGCCATTTCGCAAACCACCCTGGAAAACCGGAAGAATTTTGGCCTGCCCTTGTACGAAGAAACCGACCTTCCCGTGCGGGAAAGCTATCTTGCCACACTGAAAGAAAAGCAGATTCAACCTATATACTCTTCGCGTTGGCTCAATGCTGTTTCGGCATCGCTTGATCTCTTGCAGGTAGGTGAAGTACGCAAACTGGATTTCGTGCAGGAGGTAGTACCTATGAATTCTGATTTTGTCATCGCCAGTACCCGGCCCGTCGACCGCGCCGCGCTGGCCCCAGTGATGTCGCAGGTGCAGTCGGAGTCTTTTCTGAAATCAAATATTACCGGCAAGGGCGTGACGGTGGGTATCATCGACGCCGGATTTTATGGAGCCGATTCGTCGCATTCGTTGCGGCACGTATTTTCCAATAAGCGTATTCTCGGCATCCGCGACTACGTGAAGCCTAACCAACCCGGCGAGTGGCTGTTTACGACCGCCGAGTCGTACTCCGACATGCACGGTACCGAAGTGATGGCGGCCATTGCAGGCCTGGATATCGACGACCAGGTACAGTACGGGACAGCTCTGAACGCTAAATTTTACCTCGCCCGCACGGATTATTCCCTGCGCGAATGGCGCGGCGAGGAGGACAACTGGATCGCGGCGATGGAATGGATGGACAGTCTGGGGGTACGTTTGATCAATACTTCGCTCGGCTACGCGCGTGGGTTTACCGATCCGCAGGAAAACTACGAACCCAAGCAGATGGACGGCAAAACGAGCGCCATCGCCCGTGCCGCCCAGATCGCCGTAGACCAGAAAGGTATTATGCTGGTGGTATCGGCCGGTAACGAAGGCGAAGATAAAAATTGGCGCATTATCTCTACCCCCGCCGACGCGAAAGGGGTACTTGCCGTAGGGGCGACCAACATGCGGCTCTGGAACCGGATTGGGTACAGTAGCATCGGGCCGGAGTTCCTTCCCTACCTAAAGCCCAATGTGTCGTGCTTTTCACTGTATGGTACCTCACTCTCGGCTCCGGTCATTACGGGTTTTGCGGCTTGCCTGATGGAAGCCAACCCGAAATTATCCAATAAAGAACTGATGGATCTGATTGAAAAATCCGCACATCTGTACCCCTACGGCAACAACTATGTAGGGTATGGGGTACCTTTAGCGACCCGCGCGCTGGCCCTGGCTAAGGCCCCCTACCTGCCCAATAATAGTACTTCCATCAAGGTAAGTGGTAAAACCTGCACCATCGATGTGGCTACGGACGAAAACCTGCTGGTGATTTATCGCAAGAAAAACAAGAAGGACGTGATCTCGCAGCAGATTGCCAAGGTACAGGATGGTAAAATCTCGCTCAAAAAACAGAACGGCGAGGAGTTTACGACCATCGACCTGAAAGACCGGTCCATCGAGGTAATTTGGGAATAA